From Mucilaginibacter gotjawali:
ACGCATTGTTGACAATGATAACAGACGGGTTGCCATCTTTGCATCGTCACATTTAGGTATGGGGTATTTTTACCTTGAGCCGGCGGAGGACAAAACGTATAGCGCCGAAATAAACTATTCTGACGGCCGCACAGGCAACGTCAAATTGCCAACCCCCGAACCCAATGGGCTGGTTTTATCGGTTGATAACGATTCTATTCCGCGGGCATCTGTCAGTATAAAAACCAGTAAAACCTATTTTGCGGAAAACCGGAACAAGGTTTATACCCTGCTGATCTATTCAGGCGGATTGATCACTACCGTAAACTGCAGGCTGGACAGCCCGGTAATAAAACTGGAGATCTTAAAAAGAAAGTTGCATACAGGTGTGGCTACCATTACGCTGTTTTCGTCGGATAATGAGCCCTTATGCGAACGCTTGATTTACATACAAAATTACGACCGGCTAAGCCTTAACCTCCGTAGCGACAAAAATACTTACACTAAAAGAGAAAAGGTGAACATTAATCTGGATGCGCTAAACCGCAAGGGCGAACCGGCCGAAGGGCATTTCTCGGTGTCCGTAATCGATGAAAGCCAGTTGCTGCAGGCCGAGGATAACGGGGATAACATCCTCACTGATCTGCTCCTTACTTCTGATTTGAAAGGTTATATCGAACATCCTGCTTATTATTTCTCTGGTTCGGATACGCTTGCCCGCAAAAACCTGGATGTATTGCTGCTTACCCAGGGCTACCGGAGGTTTACATGGCAACAAGTGCTGGACACGGCAAAAAAAGAACGGGCTTACCTGCCCGAAAAAGGGATTGAGCTTTCAGGGCAGGTAAAAAACCCGTTCAACAGGCCCATTGCAAACGGAACTGTTACCCTGATTCCCTCAAAAGGTGGCGGCCTGTTAAGCACCAGTTCGGATGACAAAGGAATGTTCCGCTTTTCGAACCTGGTTTTTACCGATACCGCAAATTTTGTTTTAAGCGCTGTAAACGCTAAAAATAAGAATACGACAAAAATCACCTGGTTTGATGAAGCAAAGTACGCGCCGCCGGTGCAAAAAAACCTCACCGGCGCTTATCCGGTGTTCAATACTACCGCGATGGCCAGCTACCTGGCCAACGACAAGATCCGCCTGGCCGATGCAGTAAATTTCAAGGGTAAAGGCATCCAGTTAAAGCAGGTAGATATTCATGAAAAAAAGCCCGATGACCCATACCGCACATTCAGCCTGGCAGGTGCCGGGCATGCCGACCAGGTAATGCATGCAGAAGAAATTGAAAAGGTTCAGGGCCCGATTGGATCAAGTCTGAATGGGCGTTTACGCGGTGTAATTTTTGTTGGTTCCAATCCGATGTCGCAGGTTGCCTATTTGCGAACAAGTCTCGGTCCTCCAATGTTGCTAATCATTGACGGTGCAGAAGTTCCCGCGGGCGATATTAACTTTTTAACCCCTAACGACATTGAGACCATAGAAGTTTTGAAATATGCAAGTTCGACAATTTACGGCATGTCAAGCGGCAACGGCGTGCTGGTGATCACCACAAAAAACACAAGGAAATTAGATGCCAAAGACATCGCCTCTATTGGCGTTTTACCTATAGCCCCCATGGGTTTTTACAAAGCCAGGGAATTTTATTCGCCTAAATACGATAATACTACCTGGGTATCCAAACAAAAAGACCTGCGCTCCACCATTTACTGGCAGCCGGAGTTGAAAACAAATAAAGAGGGTAACGCTAACTTTGATTTTTATAATGCCGATGGTACCGGTAATTATAAAATAATACTGGAAGGGATTGATAAGGATGGCAATATCGGCAGGCAGGAATACACGTATAAAGTTGAATAGAAAATAACCTTAACCCCGGGTAATGTATAAATATCTTGTTTTATTGCTGTTGATTCTGCCACTGGGCAGTTTTGCCCAGGTAACCATAGCGGGAAGGGTTATAAACCAGGCCGACAAAAAACCGGTTGCCAACGCAAGTGTGTTTTTAAGCAACTCATCTGTCGGTAGTAAATCAACAGATGATGGTAAATTTAACTTAAGCAGGGTAAAGCCTGGTAAATACGACCTGGTGATTACCGTGATAGGGTTTGAAACTTACAGGCAATCCATTACGGTGAATGCCGCCGATTTGGAACTGGGAGATATACAGATTATCCCCAAAGTGATGGTTTTGAACGAAGTGCGCATAAGGCCGGTAATTGACCCTAACCGTGACAGGAACCTGACCTGGTTTAAGGATGCCTTTTTGGGCCTTTCGGGCCTGGCCAAAGATTGCACCATCGAAAACCCGGATCTCATCGATTTAGACTATGATGAACATACTGCTACGCTTACCGCCTCAGCATCAGATTTTATCGTAATCGATAATCCGGGCCTGGGCTACAAATTAAAATACCTGCTCACCAGTTTTACCTTAAATAAAGATCCGGCAGCCAAATTTCAGTTGAGTTATGAAGGGTCTGTTTTGTTTGAAGAAATGCAAGGAAAGCCATCGGAACAAAAACGCTGGAAAAAGCACCGCCAGGAAGTTTACGAAGGGTCGATGATGCATTTTTTACGTGCTTCGCTTCAAAATGAAATTACCCGCGAAGGTTTCAGGGTACTGCGCATAGCCAGGCATACCAATCCGGCCCGCCCTGCTGACAGCGTAATTGCCGCAAGAATCAGTTTTTATAAAAATGCGAAGTCGGCGGGCAGCGCTCCGGGTGCACGCGATTCACTTTCAGCCTGGATTAAACGATCAAAATTGCCCAAAATGGTGCAGACTTTAATCACCCAGCAAATGTATCCATCGGCCTACATCAAGCCAACCAACCAGCAGGGGTTGTATGCTTTTGGCCTTGCTAAAGACAGTGATGCCCTTTATGTTACCTATAATAAATACCAGCACTTTTACTCGTGGTACAATAAAAATGCAACCCGGCTGGACGATCCGCAAAATGTAGATAATACCCGGATAGATTTTTTTAACCCTTATGCCTTTTTTGATAATAACGGTACCGTTACCAACCCAACCAGCCTGGTGCTGAGCGGTGTTTGGAGCAGGAGCAGGGTAGCCGAATTGTTGCCTGCGGACTACGAAGCACCCGAAACGGAAAATTCGCTTGCCCAGCCGCCGGCAGGTAATAATATCGTTTCGCTGTTAAATACTTTTACCAGTACTCATGATCCTGAAAAAGCCTGGTTGCAATTGGATAAGCCCTGTTATGCCGCAGGTGATACGGTTTACTTTAAGGCATACGTTACCAAAGGAGACGATCACAAGCTGAGTACTTTGAGCGGTGTATTACACGTTGATTTGATAAATCCGGGTAACAGGATCATCCATTCCATCAAATTGCAGTTAGACAGCGGCATTGCATGGGGCGACTTCGCATTGCCCGATACCTTGCCGGGGGGTAATTTTAGTATCAGGGCGTATACCCAATGGATGCGGAACAACCCTGATGGCGCTTTTTTTGAGAGAATCCTGCCTGTTGGTGCATTAAAAGCCTCCATATTAGCCAGCAAACCGCTAAAACGGCTGCCTCCCAATACACCGAAGCCCGATATGCAGTTTTTTCCTGAAGGGGGCGAACTGGTTACGGGTATCCGCTCAAAAGTAGCATTTAAAGCCATGGGCGTAAACGGGCTGGGGGTTGCTGTAAAAGGTGATGTCTTCGATAATGAAAACAAAAAGGTAGCCTCTTTTGCATCATCACACCTCGGTATGGGTTATTTTTACTTCGAGGCCAAACCGGGTAAAACCTATACGGCCAGGCTAAGTTACCCTGATGGGCGGCAGGATGAAGTGGACCTGCCAAAGGCCGACCCCGATGGCATTACCCTATCGGTAAATAATGATTCGCTGCCGAAGGCCATTGTTAAAATTAGTACCGGCGAGGGGTATTTCCAGGCTAACCAGAACAAAAACTACACATTGGTTATTTACTCCGGCGGCATGGTGACAACGGTAAACTGCAGCCTTACCGACATGGAAATAAAGCTGGATGTACTCAAAAGAAAACTGCGTACCGGTGTAGCCCTGATTACCCTCTTCTCGCCGGAAAATGAGCCTTTATGCGAACGGCTGATCTATGTGCAGAATTATGACCAGCTTAACCTTAACCTTAACCTTACCGCCGGCAAAGAACAATATGCGCCCCGGGAAAAAGTAAACATCAAACTCAACTCCCTTAACCGAAGGGATGAACCGGCCGAAGGCCATTTTTCAGTTTCGGTAACCAATGAAAGCATTGTGCATGAAAGCGAAATTAACCCGGAGAATATTTTAACCCATTTACTGCTGACATCAGACCTGAAAGGTTATGTGGAACAACCGGCCTGGTATTTTGCCGATACCAGTACGATTGCCCGCGACAACCTGGATATCCTGATGCTGACACAGGGCTATCGCCGCTTTACCTGGAAACAGGTATTGGATACCACCAAACAAACGCCCAGGTGGCAGCCTGAAAATGCGATCGAAATAGCAGGGCAGATCAAAAACCTGCTGAATAAGCCCATCGAAAACGGCACCGTTACCCTCATTCCTGCAAAAAAGGGCCCGCTTTTTACCGCTACCTCTGATGAAAAAGGAATGTTCCGTTTTAAGGACCTGATGTTTCCGGATTCTACCCGTTTTGTTTTGAGCGCGGTTAACGCAAAAAACAAAAACTCCACTAAAATTACCTTTTTTGGTCCTCAGCCTGCGCCCTTGCTGAGCCCGGCTTGGTTGCGCAACCTGCCTGCTGTTGCGGATACGGTGCTGTCCCTGTTGGTTAATAACGACAAATTGCAACAGGATGAACTGGTAAAATCCGGCCACTTTAAAGGTACGCTGCTGAAACAGGTAAATATCCACGGGCAAAAAATTGAGGAAAACAGGTCGAAAAGCTATGTGGCTGAATTTGCCGCCGACCAGGTAATTCATGGTAAAGATATCCCGCATAGCGGCTCACTAATGGTCGACCTTGCCGGCTTAATCCACGGCGTGCACCTTTCCGGCTCAATGGCCATAGTAAACAACATATCACAGGGGCCGTTGACATTGATCATTGATGGAGCAACGATGGAATTTAGCAGCATCGAGGCCGATGACATCGACAGGATTGAAGTTTTGCAACCGCCAAATTCTTTTATTTATGGGCACGATGGCCTGAATGGCGTATTGGTGATCACCACCAAATCAAGGATGCAGAAAGCCGACGACATCGTTTCCATAGGCGTATTGCCAATAGCCCCCATGGGTTTTTATAAGGCCCGTGAATTCTATTCACCCAAATATGATCATCCTGAAGCTGCGGACAAAAAACACGATCTCCGCTCCACCATTTACTGGCAACCAGAGTTGAAAACGGATAAAAATGGCAACGCAACTTTCGAATATTACAACGCCGATGGCCCGGGTACCTATAAAATAATTATTGAAGGGATTGATAATGACGGTAACATCGGCAGGCTGGTGTACCGGTATAAGGTGGAGTAAAGTAAAATTAGAAATATCGAAAACTGAATGTCCAATTTCGAATGATGAAGTTTTAACTTCGATATTTTTTATTCGGCGTTCTGTATTCGGTATTCATGATGATAGGCCTGATTGGTTGCTGCACCTTGATTTATTTCCTTATCAGGTATACTTTTTCAAGCACGGTAGAACGCGTATTTGCATTGATAAATGCCGGCAGGATATTCTCTTTTGGGTAATCAGTAAACGCCCGTACGATAGTGAATTTTGCGTGGGTATGCACCAGTTGGTCCATCGATTGCTGGTTCACATAGATCAATGCATTAGCTGGAAACGGGTATTTGCCGAAATCCTCTGCCGGCACAAGGTCAACCTGCCGGTTACAGTAAAACTGGTATAGGTTGTTTTCTGCATTTAATACATACAGCGGGTCTCCGCTGTATTGCTGCTGGTTTGCAAAACCAGCAGCAGCTATTTGTCCTTTGTAGGGTACTATCTCGTTGTAAAAAGTAGTATTTACGTAAAAGCCTGCAAATAAAACGGCAATACAGCTTAGCAGGAAAACTTTGCTGTAAGTTTCTTTTATTTTGATGATCACCAGCGCAGCCATTAATCCGCCAAGTAAAATTCCTGTAAGGATAAAAAAGTTATTTTGAGGCTTTAACAACGTGTTCAGTACAATTACCGCAACCGGCAGCAGGATGATAAACACCCACTGAACGATCAGCCTGAATTTTGTACCGAATTTGCTCAACTCACCCAAACATAAGGGGGCTGTAACAATGGCAAATAAGGGGAAAATAGCATTGGTATAAAAAGGCAGCTGGAACCTGGAGAGCGAAAAAAGCAGCAATAACAACACGCCGCCGCTGATGGCATAATATTCGGGAAGGACCTCTTTTTTGTAAACTGATTTAATTTTTTTGAAAACAGCATAAAAAAACAATAGCCCCCATGGCGCAAAGGCCCATAACAGGGTATGGCCGTAAAAAAATATGCTTCCGGAAGTTTTGCGGTTAATGGGCCCGTTGTTTACAAAGCGGCCAAACTGGCTGTCCCACAAAAACCAGCGGATCCCTGATACCTGCTGCCTGTCAAATACCACCTTTTCGGGGTGCAGGTCGAATTGTATGTACAGGGCGTAAAACTCCGGCAGGGTAAAAATAAAAGTCAGCACAAACAGCAGCAGCCATTTGAATTGAAAAATGGTTTTGAACTTTTTTTGTAAGATCAACTGCCCCAGCAAGGCCCCGTAAATGGCTGTGATGACGAATATGCCTTTGGTCATAATGGCAAAGGCGGTAAACAGCGCGGCTAACAGCAGGTGTTTAAACTTATAGCGTTGCTGCAGCCCGGCAATGTGGTAAATACTGCCGATGATGAGCCCCATCAAATAGGGTTCGGCCCTTAGGTCGGTGTTGCCCAATATGGTGTTCAGCGCTGTCGCCAGTATCAATACGGCTATGGCAGCAGTTTCCCAACCATAAAACTTTTTAGTAAACAGCCAGGTATAAACCAGGCTCATCAAAAAAAACAGCAAAGCCGGCAGGCGATAGGCCCATTCGCTGATGCCAAACAGTTTAAAGCTAAAATACACCATCCAGAAAGGGAAGTGCGGCTTATCAAGCCAGTCGCGGTTGTAGGTAAACAATTCAAAAAATTGTTTTTTGTAGACCAGGTTTTTAGCGATGGAGGCGTAGAGCCCGGGGTCATCCGTAAAAAAATGCACATTGATGCCGGCAAAATTTACCGCAAGCGCCAGTATAAATATCAAAAGGTAAAATATCCTGGGGTTATCCTTCATTAATATGGCGGGCCAAATGTACCGGCAAATATAGGTTTATGTTATAAAATAATGATGGGCAAACAAAACGGCGCCAGTAAATCGTTTTTGAAATTTATCAAAACGTTTTTTATCACTAATTTCGTTTGAAACAGAACCTGTTTGAGGCATTTTTAACCCTCTTTGCGGCTTGCCGGAGAGAGGGTGGTCAAGCGCAGCGATGACCGGGTGAGTCAACCCCGGCGGACATTACCGCTAATGCGTCTGAGTTATGCTCAAACAATTTTCCAAACAAAACGCCCTCCGTATTTGTACCATTAAAAACAAAAACCCCGCATCTGTACAGACACGGGGCCAAAATCACAACAATTGTTTAACCTTTCGGTCAATTCCTAACTGCAACGTGATTATGTTATAAAAACGCTTTTATTTGCAATAAGTTTTATAACTGAACTGCTTATCGAAAATATTTATTTTGTTATCCTGTAACGAAATCAATATTTATGAGTCACAATAAAAGAATTCCCGCAATTTCAGTTTACCTTTATACCAACTAAATTAATAACCAGTATTTCACTATGAAAAGATCATTTCAATTGAAGGCCCTTACCGTTTTTGTATGCGCCTTTTTAGTATCGTCTATAGCTTTTGCGCAAAAGGGTAAAGACGGAAAACCTATACCAAGCCCCCGCGATAGTGTAAGCGGAACTGTAGCAGGTTCAAATATTAAAATATGGTATGGCAGCCCGTCGGTTAAAGGCCGCGTAATTTTTGGCGAACTTGAGCCATGGGACAAAGTTTACCGTGCCGGCGCCAATGAAGCCACACAGTTTACCACCAGCAAAGACATTAAAGTTGAAGGCCAGGTGCTGCCCGCCGGTACTTATGCCTTTTTTGTGATCCCGGCAAAAACCGGGCAATGGACCGTTATTTTTAACAAAAAAGCCAAACAATGGGGCGCATTTAGCTACGATAAAAGCCTCGACCAGTTGCGTGTAATGGTAACCCCAAAAACGATTAGCAACCAGGAAAGAATGGTTTACAAGCTAAACAAAAAAGGGTTTAGTATGGATTGGGCCACCACAAGTGTGCCGGTAACTATCAGCAAGTAAATACAACCGTTAAATATTTTGAAGAGCTCCCGGTTACCCCGGGGGCTTTTTTGTTGGATTTGATAGTTTAAACATAAAGTTTTGGCAGGTTTTAATAAGCATTATATTTACGCCCAATGAAGCTTACCCCGGGCAAAAAAAAATTAATGATACGGATTGGCGTTATTGTGGCGCTGGAGATCATTAATATTTTATTAATGTGGCTTGCCAATTACCCAAAACTGGTTGAGCGCTATTATGCCGAAGGCTTTTACCCGGTTATTTGTAAAATATTGCACCCGGTATTCAATATTTTCCCCTTTAGTGTTGGCGACGTTTTTTACATACTGGTTAGCGCTTACCTGTTGTATGCCCTGTTCCGGCTTATTAAACTGGCATTTAAAAGGCAATTTAAACAGGCAGTTATGTTTTTACTTGCTTTAATTATTGTTGTGCAAACAGGCATCCTGGTGTTTTACTTGTTTTGGGGGATGAACTATTTCCGCCCCGGTGCAGGGGAGCGGCTTAACCTGAGGGATACCGGCTACACCACCGAAAATCTTGTCAAAGTAACCAATATGCTGATAGACAGTGCCAACGTTGCCCGTGCCAGGATAAACCCCGCTGATCTTCAGCAAAATAACGACAGCATTTATCACACCGCCATAGCTGCGGTAAAAAGGCTTTCGGCCGATTCGGCTAACTTCCGCACCTGGTACCCGCGCGTTAAATCGTCGTTGCTTACCCCGCTGATGAATTACATGGGCACCTCCGGTTATTATGATCCCTTTACCGGCGAGGCGCAAATGAATTCGCAAATGCCCCTGGTGAACAGGCCATTTGTAGCCTGCCACGAGCTGTCACACCAGGTAGGATTCGCTACCGAAGATGAAGCCAACTTTGGCGGTTTTATTGCCGGTATCAACTCCCCCGACCGCCTGCTGCGCTACTCGGCCTATAATTTGGCGGTAGAGGAATGTATGTATGCCCTATTTTTTAGAGATAGCCTGCAGTTTAAAAAGCTAAAACCCCGTCTCTCGCTGCCGGTGCGTAACGATTACAAGGCCGAGCGCCTTTATTGGCAAAAATATGAGAGCAGGCTCAACCGCATCAGCGGTATCTTTTACGATCATTTCCTCAAACACAACAACCAGCCCCAGGGCCTGGGCACCTATAACCGCATGGTGCTTTTAGTGATGGCTAAGTACAGGCCGATGGTGGAGCATGGGGCACGTGCAGATTCAACAGAAGAAAAATTCGATTCATTTTTCAGCAAGTTTCAAACGGATTCCGTATTTCAAAAATCGAGGATCGTTTTTCCTCTTAAATATAAGGTTTCAAGTGATGAAGGTGAAAGCGGCACTGTTAAGTTTATTCCAAAGAACAAGTTGAGCTATTTCGGCCTTTTTGTGGCAAATGGAAAAAAGGGGATCATCAAACAAATTAACCTAAACCCGGCCACGGTTAAAATACAGTTTCAAATAAAAGATACCGGTTATCAAAAAGATTTCACTTTTGTTAAAAAGCGCGGCCAATGGCAACTTGTTTTTATTGAGGATAATTCTGATTGAGGTTACCACAGATTCAAATAAACCGGAGTGACGGTAAATGAGTCGATAGACCATAGTCCATGGCGGGAAAAACCGTTTGGAAATACTTAGAAACACTACCAACATGTGTTTCCAATGTTTCCAAATGTTAGTAACAACTATGAAATTTAATTATGAAAGAAATTGCAAACAAATTGGTCGAAATTTTGAAACAGCAAGCCGAATTATTTTTATTGGATGCCGGGCAATTCTTTCCTTTCGGTACGTATATCAATATGCAAAATGAGATCATACC
This genomic window contains:
- a CDS encoding ArnT family glycosyltransferase, whose protein sequence is MKDNPRIFYLLIFILALAVNFAGINVHFFTDDPGLYASIAKNLVYKKQFFELFTYNRDWLDKPHFPFWMVYFSFKLFGISEWAYRLPALLFFLMSLVYTWLFTKKFYGWETAAIAVLILATALNTILGNTDLRAEPYLMGLIIGSIYHIAGLQQRYKFKHLLLAALFTAFAIMTKGIFVITAIYGALLGQLILQKKFKTIFQFKWLLLFVLTFIFTLPEFYALYIQFDLHPEKVVFDRQQVSGIRWFLWDSQFGRFVNNGPINRKTSGSIFFYGHTLLWAFAPWGLLFFYAVFKKIKSVYKKEVLPEYYAISGGVLLLLLFSLSRFQLPFYTNAIFPLFAIVTAPLCLGELSKFGTKFRLIVQWVFIILLPVAVIVLNTLLKPQNNFFILTGILLGGLMAALVIIKIKETYSKVFLLSCIAVLFAGFYVNTTFYNEIVPYKGQIAAAGFANQQQYSGDPLYVLNAENNLYQFYCNRQVDLVPAEDFGKYPFPANALIYVNQQSMDQLVHTHAKFTIVRAFTDYPKENILPAFINANTRSTVLEKVYLIRK
- a CDS encoding DUF2911 domain-containing protein, with amino-acid sequence MKRSFQLKALTVFVCAFLVSSIAFAQKGKDGKPIPSPRDSVSGTVAGSNIKIWYGSPSVKGRVIFGELEPWDKVYRAGANEATQFTTSKDIKVEGQVLPAGTYAFFVIPAKTGQWTVIFNKKAKQWGAFSYDKSLDQLRVMVTPKTISNQERMVYKLNKKGFSMDWATTSVPVTISK
- a CDS encoding carboxypeptidase-like regulatory domain-containing protein, producing the protein MKHLSFIFRLIFIGGWCCSFAYGQNISPSQTITARLTAFSVGQPAEKAYLQLDKPYYAAGDTIYFKAYVTAGEQHMLSSLSGVLHVDLIGTKDKISQSIKLQLDSGIAWGDFALPDSLPAGNYRIRAYTQWMRNNADFGFFEKEIPIGSVKAAGIPESLSKNSAPANMKPDIQFFPEGGSLVAGILCKVAFKATGANGLGMDIKGRIVDNDNRRVAIFASSHLGMGYFYLEPAEDKTYSAEINYSDGRTGNVKLPTPEPNGLVLSVDNDSIPRASVSIKTSKTYFAENRNKVYTLLIYSGGLITTVNCRLDSPVIKLEILKRKLHTGVATITLFSSDNEPLCERLIYIQNYDRLSLNLRSDKNTYTKREKVNINLDALNRKGEPAEGHFSVSVIDESQLLQAEDNGDNILTDLLLTSDLKGYIEHPAYYFSGSDTLARKNLDVLLLTQGYRRFTWQQVLDTAKKERAYLPEKGIELSGQVKNPFNRPIANGTVTLIPSKGGGLLSTSSDDKGMFRFSNLVFTDTANFVLSAVNAKNKNTTKITWFDEAKYAPPVQKNLTGAYPVFNTTAMASYLANDKIRLADAVNFKGKGIQLKQVDIHEKKPDDPYRTFSLAGAGHADQVMHAEEIEKVQGPIGSSLNGRLRGVIFVGSNPMSQVAYLRTSLGPPMLLIIDGAEVPAGDINFLTPNDIETIEVLKYASSTIYGMSSGNGVLVITTKNTRKLDAKDIASIGVLPIAPMGFYKAREFYSPKYDNTTWVSKQKDLRSTIYWQPELKTNKEGNANFDFYNADGTGNYKIILEGIDKDGNIGRQEYTYKVE
- a CDS encoding carboxypeptidase regulatory-like domain-containing protein; this translates as MYKYLVLLLLILPLGSFAQVTIAGRVINQADKKPVANASVFLSNSSVGSKSTDDGKFNLSRVKPGKYDLVITVIGFETYRQSITVNAADLELGDIQIIPKVMVLNEVRIRPVIDPNRDRNLTWFKDAFLGLSGLAKDCTIENPDLIDLDYDEHTATLTASASDFIVIDNPGLGYKLKYLLTSFTLNKDPAAKFQLSYEGSVLFEEMQGKPSEQKRWKKHRQEVYEGSMMHFLRASLQNEITREGFRVLRIARHTNPARPADSVIAARISFYKNAKSAGSAPGARDSLSAWIKRSKLPKMVQTLITQQMYPSAYIKPTNQQGLYAFGLAKDSDALYVTYNKYQHFYSWYNKNATRLDDPQNVDNTRIDFFNPYAFFDNNGTVTNPTSLVLSGVWSRSRVAELLPADYEAPETENSLAQPPAGNNIVSLLNTFTSTHDPEKAWLQLDKPCYAAGDTVYFKAYVTKGDDHKLSTLSGVLHVDLINPGNRIIHSIKLQLDSGIAWGDFALPDTLPGGNFSIRAYTQWMRNNPDGAFFERILPVGALKASILASKPLKRLPPNTPKPDMQFFPEGGELVTGIRSKVAFKAMGVNGLGVAVKGDVFDNENKKVASFASSHLGMGYFYFEAKPGKTYTARLSYPDGRQDEVDLPKADPDGITLSVNNDSLPKAIVKISTGEGYFQANQNKNYTLVIYSGGMVTTVNCSLTDMEIKLDVLKRKLRTGVALITLFSPENEPLCERLIYVQNYDQLNLNLNLTAGKEQYAPREKVNIKLNSLNRRDEPAEGHFSVSVTNESIVHESEINPENILTHLLLTSDLKGYVEQPAWYFADTSTIARDNLDILMLTQGYRRFTWKQVLDTTKQTPRWQPENAIEIAGQIKNLLNKPIENGTVTLIPAKKGPLFTATSDEKGMFRFKDLMFPDSTRFVLSAVNAKNKNSTKITFFGPQPAPLLSPAWLRNLPAVADTVLSLLVNNDKLQQDELVKSGHFKGTLLKQVNIHGQKIEENRSKSYVAEFAADQVIHGKDIPHSGSLMVDLAGLIHGVHLSGSMAIVNNISQGPLTLIIDGATMEFSSIEADDIDRIEVLQPPNSFIYGHDGLNGVLVITTKSRMQKADDIVSIGVLPIAPMGFYKAREFYSPKYDHPEAADKKHDLRSTIYWQPELKTDKNGNATFEYYNADGPGTYKIIIEGIDNDGNIGRLVYRYKVE
- a CDS encoding DUF3810 family protein: MKLTPGKKKLMIRIGVIVALEIINILLMWLANYPKLVERYYAEGFYPVICKILHPVFNIFPFSVGDVFYILVSAYLLYALFRLIKLAFKRQFKQAVMFLLALIIVVQTGILVFYLFWGMNYFRPGAGERLNLRDTGYTTENLVKVTNMLIDSANVARARINPADLQQNNDSIYHTAIAAVKRLSADSANFRTWYPRVKSSLLTPLMNYMGTSGYYDPFTGEAQMNSQMPLVNRPFVACHELSHQVGFATEDEANFGGFIAGINSPDRLLRYSAYNLAVEECMYALFFRDSLQFKKLKPRLSLPVRNDYKAERLYWQKYESRLNRISGIFYDHFLKHNNQPQGLGTYNRMVLLVMAKYRPMVEHGARADSTEEKFDSFFSKFQTDSVFQKSRIVFPLKYKVSSDEGESGTVKFIPKNKLSYFGLFVANGKKGIIKQINLNPATVKIQFQIKDTGYQKDFTFVKKRGQWQLVFIEDNSD